The following DNA comes from Anopheles coustani chromosome 2, idAnoCousDA_361_x.2, whole genome shotgun sequence.
TGAACAAGTCTAATCGTGGTAATATTATAACATAGATTCGAAGTAGCCAAACTTCTTTTGTAAAACGACAACTAATAATTAAGtagaaaaacattattattcACTTAATTACAATTCATATCCAGTTTCCAACGACACAATACCATTTTTGAGCACAACCCGCAAATCGTCAAGCCATTGCTTCAAACCATACTGCTAGCGCATCAAATCACTTTTTACGATTCACCCTGTGCCGACGGATTGTGTCAAATTTTGACATGTCGTGTCTTTCAAACTCGTTGTCGTAACGACCAAAGCAAGCTTTTTGTAACGAACATTTAGAGGAAAAGTGAAGCTGCGTTGAACGCACCGAAGGTTGAGGCCGCAACGAAACTGCTAGTTTGATCTGAAATCATCACTAAAAAGTACGATTAGCTGCCAAAAGTGCCGTTGGAGTATTCATGAAAACGATTTGCAACATTTTTAGAAAGTATCAGTGCTTGGAAAATGAAGACGATGTAAGTGTAGTTTGTTGGTTGTTTGTAAGAACGCGTTGGCTTCGAGAACGAACAGGTTAATAATGTTGGGTTGTCTCTGTTTCTGTTATCTTGATTATTAGGCGTCAGAAAACTCCGCTAAAAGTGGTACCGAAGTCGGGCATCAAAAGCCGTGGAAATTCTGGCAACAGCTTGGTAAAAGATCCTGTTCAAGTCTACTGCCGCGTCCGGCCACCACCATGCGATTCCGATCTTACCTGTTTGCGTGTTACGGATCCCCATACGGTCGTCTTGACACCGCCACAAATCGCCGTCAACTTTAAGGTGGCCAATTTAAAGGAAACTCAGTACATTTTCAAGCGAGTTTTCGACGTATCGGTTCGACAGCATGATGTGTACCTGAGCGTGGCTCAGCCATTGGTTGAGGCGTTGGTGCGAGGGCGGAATGGATTGCTGTTTACTTACGGGGTCACCGGAAGCGGGAAAACATACACCATGACCGGTGATCTGCAGCATCGCGGCATAATGCcccgatgtttggatgctctGTTTCGCACGATAGCCGATTATCAGGCCAAGAAGTTTACGTTCAAATCGGATCGCTTGAACGGATTCGATGTTCTCTCGGAAGCGGAAATTCTACTCGAGCGTCAGATGGAACTGAACTCGAAACTGACGAAGTCATCTCGTAAGAAAGACCTGGATCAGGAGGTGGCTTCGCAGGCATCAGTAGATCCTTCCGAGATAAGTGGCATCGATGAGGATAACATTTACGCGGTCTTTATAAACTACGTTGAAGTGTACAACAACTCTGTGTATGATTTACTCGAGGAGTCGACCATTCAAAAGTAAGCCCACCGGTGCCATTTGTGACTTCAACGCTTGTCTCAAttaattgtgttttttctttgcagGACGCTTCAAAGTAAAATGGTACGGGAAGACAGCAATCACAACATGTTCGTACACGGTGTTACAGAGGTGGAGGTCAAATCGGTAGAGGAAGCATTGGAACTATTCCAGATCggccaaaaacgaaaacgtaTGGGACATACTATACTGAATGCGGAATCGAGCCGTTCTCATTCCGTTTTCACGATACGGCTTGTGCAGGCTCCGGTGGACCTGCAAGGAGAGAACGTAGTGCAGGACCGCAATGCAATTACCGTTAGTCAGCTGTCGCTCGTAGATCTAGCGGGAAGTGAGCGTACGAATCGTACCGGAAACACCGGGCAAAGGCTGCGCGAAGCTGGGAATATCAACAATAGTCTGATGACGCTGAGGAcatgtttggaaattttgCGCGAAAATCAGCAGACGGGTGGTGCGAAGAAGGTTCCGTACCGTGATTCGAAGATAACGCATCTTTTCAAGAATTACTTCGATGGTGAGGGTCAGGTGCGCATGGTCGTGTGCGTGAATCCCCGCGCAGAGGACTACGATGAGACGGCGCAGGTGATGAAGTTCGCTGAAATGACCCAGGACGTGCAGATAGCGCGTCCGACACCAGTAAAGATAGATGTAGGTTTGACTCCAGGGCGTCGCAAGGCAAACCAACTGTTCAAATTAGCCATGAATGATATTACCGAAAAATATCAGCACTCGCCATACACCACTGAAGCGATCACGGACCCAACGGAGATCGATCTAGGACTAGTTTACAGTCTAGAACCGTTCCGCGTGGATATGAAACTGGGTTCGCCGGAGAGCGACGAGCTGATCTGTAAGCTGTCCGAGATACTAAAGTTGAGAATCCAGAAGCGAAAGTTGCTAGGAGACGATTTCAACGCGCGTCAAAACCGTTTCCGAATGAATCTGCACAAACTAGAGACAGAAAACTTGTCTTTGCAGACGAACAACACCGCGATGAAGGGCGTAGTCGAGCAAAAGCAGCAAAGGATCAAGGCGTTGGAGACTAAGGTCGAGCTTTACGAAAGCACGATCGACGAGCTGAACCGCCGGAATCGTCAGTTGGAAGAAAAGGTGGCCTCATTGCAAACCCAGCTCAACCAGAAATCGCAACTGCTGAACCAGaaagaacaagaaaaggaGCGGCAGCGTAAAAAGTTCACTTCGAAAATAGCTGTGGAgtcggagaagaaaaaccggGAGCTGGAACAGAAACTGCTCGAGCAGCGGAACAAGCACGAGGACGAAATACGCGAGAAAGAAAGGCGGCTGCGATTGGTGTCTGAAATAGTTCAGGGAACTCCCATACAACGTGGACGGTCCAGCAGTCTCGAAAGGGATCCGCCCAGAGTGGAAACGACGCCGAATGTGAAGTCTTTGGTTTCCGTATACTCGACACCAAGAGTTTCTCGTGTACGTTATTGTAGTTTGCGTTGGTTAAGCATTCTTTTctaatatatattttatttaattttttcagcCTGGAACAGCTGTTGCGAATGCTAGGCATCGACGTTCACGCTCCACCGGTGAGCGCTGGTTGGAGCATCGAGCAGTAAATCCCGTACCGTTGGGAACAATCCTACAACCGTACTACAACAACTCGAAGTCAGTTACCAAACTGAGTGACAAGGACGTGGTGAACCATAAGGCAACAAAATATTGTCTCATCTCGCAAGATGCTGACACCGAGGGCGAGCTGGAAACGAAACTTTACAAGGGTGATGTCATTCCCACCAGCGGCGGTGGGGCGCAGATTGTGTTCAACGATGTGGAGTGTCTAAAACAGTATTCACCGACAAAAACACCGCCCAGCCGTAAAAGGTCTAGCAACTTTATCACACCTTCTGCTCCACCGCTAGCTGAAATACAGAATACTAACTCGAAGTGCAGCACTGCTATCGAAGGTCATGCCGCCGgagcacaaaacaaacgatcgaAACATTAAGCTGTTCGAAAGGTGTTTTGTGGGTTGtatattccatttttttcttcttattttaaCATACgttgaagtttttattatatCATATCtccaattaataaattaaccTGCTAACGAATTAGATTctacgaaaataaaagtattttattcaAGTATATCTGCGCTTCTTGATGAGTCCTCCGCTTTTGGCTCTTTGCTGGCTGTCGAAGCTGCTTCTTCATCTACTTTTTGCTCGTTTTCACTGTCCTCAGTGCGGGCTGGGCCGGCTTCAGTAGGTGGTGGCGCTTGTGTTTGAGCTACTATTTCCGCCAAATTGTACTTCCGTAGTTGGTAATATTCTTGCAGTATCCCAATGCAGCAAAGCCCTTTGATAACTTCAACGATCACCGCCAGATCAGGATTTTTCAAGTTGGCCTTATTACCAGCATTTTTGGCGGTTATAAGATCGGCCAATTCGCGGATGACATCATCTCTGGAAAGCTCATTGTTCAGTCGTCGGTGAAAAATGATGGCATACGATTTCGGTTCCTTCAGAAAGTAACGATCACACAGTGCTCCTACCGTATCCATAATGTCTTTCAGGTTTGCGCGACAAACCGCTTCGATTGGCAGCATTCGCAGTATGAAGCGAGACTTGTGTTTCTTCGTGGCGCTTAAATCTTTCATCAACTTGTAGCCTATTTCGTTAGGGTTTTCGAGGCTGGTCTGTATGAAAAGACAGTTCGTGGCACCACTGTCCACGTTCTGGAAGCGAAAAGCTTTGTCGCTCTTTTGACCAGCCGCCTCTGCTTCCTTTTGCAGTTTAATCGATATatcttcctcctcctgctcctcTGCTTCGGTAGCAGCTGCTACTTGTTTGCCGTCTTCTGTTTCCTTCGCCTGTTCCTGGGGGCCGTAGAACTCATCTGCATATTCGTTTAAGATACGGTAGCTATCCCGCACGCAATCCCGTACCCGACCGTTACAAGTTATCAGGAAGCCACGATGGCCAGGCTTGAGGTAACGCTCCCGAGCCGGCTTTCCTCCACCATTTTCGCCAGCCTTGGCATAGTAGTTTCGTTTCCCATCCTTGCCTTTCTTCCACTTGCCATTGCCAGATGAATCTAGCTTTATTCTCTTAGGATCGGACATTCTTGcggaaaatatgaaatttttaCTGCAAACACGCGGCAATCAGGACTAAAACTGTTTGTTTACGTTAGGAGCAAGGAGTGCAAATGTTAGGTTGGTTCACACTTTGACAGATGTTATTACCTGTAGTGAGTGggtgaatttattttaaactgtACAATAAATCAAAGACACTTAATAGCGTTATTTAACtgcataatttaaaatgttaattgcTTTACAAAAAAAGCCAGCCGATTGATTAGAGTACGCACAAATCTCTTGTGTTTTCATCGATTTGCAGATGTGACACCAACAGTTTGTCATTTGAGATGTCAAACCATTGTCAAAAGACCACTGCTTCGTAAGTTTACAAACAGAGAACAAATTACAAGAGTTCTTTTACTGAAAAATATTGAAGCCGTATTTAAGCAAGTTCGGTTCAGCTGATCAAAATGAGCAATATCTACATTCAAGAACCTCCAACATCTGGAAAGGTACGATCATTCACTGCCATAGGTCACTAGTCTGAACGAACTGTTTTTACGTTTCAGGTTCTGTTGAAAACAACTGTCGGAGATATCGATATAGAACTGTGGTCGAAAGAATGCCCACTGGCTTGTCGAAATTTCATCCAGCTATGCTTAGAAGGATACTACAATGGGACGATATTTCATCGGGTCGTAAAAGGCTTCATTGTGCAAGGAGGCGATGCAAACGGAGATGGAACTGGTGGGGAGTCTGTGTACGGCCATCCGTTCAAGGATGAATTTCACTCCCGACTGCGCTACGTTCGACGTGGCTTGGTGGGCATGGCGAACTACGGCAAGAACGATAATGCCTCTCAGTTCTTTTTTACACTTGCCGCCACACCGGAATTGCAGAATAAGAATACGCTTTTTGGCAAAGTAACGGGAGATACGATCTACAATATGCTGAAGTTGGAGGAAGGTGAAGTTTATGAAAACGAACGACCACACTTTACGCATAAGATCATCAAAGCGGAGGTACTAAACAATCCGTTCGACAACATAGTTCCTCGTCAGCTGAAGGACACTATTTCCAAACCGGACAGTGAAGACgttcggaaaaggaaaaaagagaagggAGTAAAAAACTTTGGACTTTTATCGTTCGGTGACGAGGCGGAAGAGGAGGAGCAAGAAACGAACGATTTCGTACAAAAAAACGCATTTGTAGGGAAAGGAAAGTCTTCCCACGACGTGTTGGATGATCCAAAGCTGAGCAAACAGACGATAAAAACTGCCGAACAGGGTGATGGCAAAGGCCCGCAAGTACTGCCCGATCCAAGACAAAACTCATCCGATTCTAGTGACGATCAAACGCCAAACGAGCAAATGGACGAAATGAAGCAACGAGGATTAAATGATGTGCGCAATAAGCTTAAACGCAAAACAgatgaaaagcaaacgaagGGAGCGGCCGATTCAGGATCTGATTCCGATTACGAGCTagatggtggaaaaaagaaagctaaAAAAGAGGAAGCAGAAAAAATTCGGAAAGAGATTAGTCAACTGAAGCGCGACTACCACTCGGATAAACGCTCAAAGTTGCAAGAAAAAGATGTCGAGCAGcagaaacaatcaaaatcTTCGGCTCGTAAAGAATGTATGAAAGAGGTGTTACAAGTACAGGAAGAATACTCGCAGAAAACAAAGCAACTACCTAAGAAGGGGAGTTCGAGAGAAAACTTTACGATGGAACTGTTACAGAAATTCAAAAGTAAGCTTCAAACCGCCCACGAACGCCAATCGGAAACGGCGGAGGACTCACCAGGCGCCGGAGGCAATGAGGAGGAAGACATTCGAGGCAACAATTGGCTATCGCATAAGCTCGAGTTTGAGAAAAAGGATCCTATACTCGCCAAGGATGCGGCCACAAAGGATGACGATTGGTACGATGTGTATGATCCTCGTAATCCACTTAATAAGCGGAAACGTGGTGAAAAAATAGAACGTaaccaaaaacccaaaaagTAGTTGCAAAAAAgatattgtatttatttctgaTAAAATGTTCCATGTACaatattaatttaatataTGTATTCACATGTACTACCGTACCAATGTCGTAGCATCACAATCTTAAACAGCATGCAAATATCTTGCATGGAATGTTGAAACCGATCGGTCTTGTGTTTGGCTTCTAGTTTATAAAGTTTTACGATTTTAGAGAAAATTGATGTAAGGTAGACAGCAATGAATCGACGTCGTTGTCGATTTCAATCTTTAGCTGCAAATTATTAACCTTATCTACAATTGAATCGATCGAACCAATCGAGTCCAACTCGAGCTGCCTTCGACGAACCTGCTCGAGCTGCGACGAAAAGTTTTGAAACATATCCTCTAAATCTTGACTGGAAAACTCCTCCTGTAATGGATCACAACGCTGTTCCCGGAAGGCCGCAAATATCCGTTCGCAGACCGTTACTATCTGCATGCGAGTGCCACGTTTCATGATTGTCCTGATTCGTTCCGAAAGCCGCAACTTGCTGATTGCTATTTCCAGTGCCAAAAACCCTTTGGAATCCTTCAGCAAGACGTTCGTGCCATAGTCCAGTAGTGTCTGTACTACCTCTATATTTTCTGTGCAGGTGGCCAAGTGTAGCGGAGTGTTTAGATTTTTATCTCGAATGTTTGGATTAGCCCCGTTCACGAGCAACACCTTGACCGTATCTAGGTAACCTCGACTACACGCGATATGCAGTGCCGAACGATTGAAGAAACCTTCCGAAGTGTCCGGGGACATTCCCTTGTGAATCATTTCTTCTACCTTATTTGTATTGTTAAGGGAAACTGCCTCCAGGAATCGTGTCACCAAGGTCTGAGATGGGCGTTTTTGTACGTAGCTTGCGTATAAGTATGGCCGTGTGCGATGTGGTATACGAGCCTTCAGCGCGTTCCGTGACTGGTGAGGGGAACCAACTGCAACGGAAAGAAGGTTAGTAGACGGTAGAGGTCTGCTGGTTTGTTGCCACATGAAAAGCGTTAAACTACCGTCAAAAGCAGGAAACGGAGCAAGCAAAGATGACTGGGTTGAAGTGGAGGATAGATTTGCTTCCGAGGGAAAAGAGAATGCATCGCTCATAACTAATCGGAACGTATCTGCAAGTTCTAATGTTTTGGGTTGCATTTCGTCAATCGAAGCACTTGCCATCGCATCACTAACTTTTGTAATTTCTAGTGGTTGTACTTGTTGAAACGATTGTTGATCATTATCTAGCATTGGTTCTTCGGCTGACATAGTGATCGGTAGTTTGATAATGCAGTCTTAATCAACACAAAAGGTACATAACTACATAacacaatttgtttgtttatgtttctttaCTTTGTGATGTAAAAATTTGGAATACATTCTAATGACAGCATTGTCACTTACAAAATCATGCGATGTTTTCAtcgaacaacaaaaatcaaaaatcctttaaaacgaaaaatttcTACACCTGATGTTCtcatagaaacgtattttttcTAATCAAAGCCGCGGGTTTATTTAATTATCCAGGCGGCCATACAAGCTGCCGACCTCCGATaacatgcagatgaatatgatgAACAGTTTGACATCCGAGATCGCCATTATTCACAACGAGTCGGAAGCCATCGGGTGACTTTGATTTTCCTAACTGCCCAGCAACGTGCATGAGATGGCCAAGTAGCTGAAACGATAAAATGTCCTGTTACTCACTATCTCAACATTCCTGAACTTACAATTTCCTAAACTTACCTCAGTATCAGAAGGTTTACTGTCTTCTAGTTTGGGGATTTTGCGCTTGGGTATAACTAGAAAATGAACCGGAGCTTGAGGAGAAATATCATTGAATGCGATACACTTCTCATCTTCGTAAAACACATCAGCCGGAATCTTTTTTTGGATGATCTTGTCGAAAATTGTGTCTGGTTCTGCGACGCCGGCTTTAGGATTCTTACTACTGTTGTTCCGATTGTATTGAATCCCCAGTATTCTGTGAGTAGGCCTCACTGCATGACCAATTAATCTTCGTACTCCTGTAGCTATCATCCTTACAGAAGTAAGGATTAACACTTTCGGGAAAATGGCTACAATAATATTGCCGATCTAATTTCGTAACACCTGATGTTTATACAAGCACAGCTGTTTTAATGACTCGAGTGCAACAACGCGATGTTTTTGGATGGATAACATCGAAATACGCAGTGTCAAAGAAACTACCGCTTTTTGATAAACAAATCCTGTTGAAACTTCATTTCTTCATGAAGTTCTGTGAAGATTTGAGCTATATAATCTGTGtagttgataaaaaaaaccatttttccGCTAACACACTGATCAATAGCTTAACGAAACAGTGCTTATACTTTGCAAACGTTTTGAGTGCACTTCCGTTTTCAATAGCCCTCCGACATGTCTGATGAAAAAGCCATACCCAAAACAGATTACAAACTAGAGGCCGACTCGGAACTACGTtttgaaatagaaaataaaaatgaaaaagtaacTGTTGTGGTAAGTACCTTGCTACCTGAATCAGCTTCGCAGTGGAATATTGGTTACTGAGAACTGTTTTTCGTTGCAGCTTCTAAATGGACAAGCCGAGTTATTTGGCACCGAAGTGGTGGTTAAGAAACCGTACGAATTTGTGACGGGAGCGAAGGTGGCCATTTATACGTACCATGGTTGTACGTTAGAACTACGAGGTAAACCGGACGTAGCATACGTTGCAAAGGAAACGCCGATGGTGATGTACTTAAATGCAAACTCAGCACTGGAACATTTGCGAAACAAGGCGGAACAAGAAGACGCTCAAGGGCCGATCGTAATGGTGGTAGGACCGATGGACGTCGGTAAAACTACGCTCTGCCGTATATTTCTCAACTATGCTGTGCGCCTTGGTCGAAGACCGATCTTCGTAGATTTGGATGTAGGGCAAGGCGGTATTGCCATTCCTGGGACGATCGGAGCGTTGCTGGTGGAACGACCAGCACCAGTAGCGGAAGGATTTTCACAACAAGCCCCGCTCGTATACCATTATGGCCACAGCAGTCCTTCATCGAACAGTACATTCTACGATGTTCTCATATCCAAGCTTGCTGAGACTACATTGGAAAGACTGCAAGCGAACAAAAAGGCTAAATCGTCCGGAATGATCATCAACACCTGTGGCTGGGTAAAAGGATCCGGTTACTCGCATATCCTACACACAGTGTCGGCGTTCGAAGTGACCGCTATTTTCGTATTGGATCAGGAGCGCCTTTACAACGAACTGCTGCGAGATGTGAAACGCAGTGTGCAGGTGgtatttttaccaaaaagtGGCGGTGTTGTGGAACGCACCAGATCGCAGCGCACGGAGGCACGAGATCAACGCATAAGGGAGTACTTCTATGGTTCCAAAATGCCACTGTTTCCTCATAGCTTCGATGTAAAGTTTGGAGacattaaaatattcaaagttGGTTCGCCGCCGCTGCCGGACTCGTGCCTTCCGTTGGGAATGAAAGCGGAAGACAACTACACGAAACTGGTCGCCGTTCAACCCGGTCCTCAGCTACTCCACCACATATTGGCAGTGAGCTTTGCGGAGAGTCCTGACGAGAACGTAATACAAACGAATGTGGCCGGTTTCATTTGCGTGACGAACGTAAATATGGATAAGCAAGTGCTAACTGTCTTATCACCTCAGCCTCGCCCACTGCCACAAACAATTTTACTTGTGTCCGATTTGCAGTTTATGGATAGTCACTAAAATAAAGACAACCCTTTTTATTAGCAACGATTGTGTTATCATACATTTAGAATCTTAGTGGTGGTCTCGTCTGACCAACTTCAAGCGAAGGATACCGTTCACGAAAGGCTTTTTTCATGGCTGTCACCCAATCTCCGTGTTCTAAAATAGATGCAATATGCTGATTCAATTTGCTTTGTTCGGCTCTAGCCTCTTCAATTGCTCCCCGTTTGATATCATCGATAATCTTTATAGCCACCTCGGGGCATATATTAAGCGTCGTCATAATGAAGCTATCAAAACCGGATGCAACGGCGCCGCAAAGGATTGTGTCAGC
Coding sequences within:
- the LOC131266917 gene encoding kinesin-like protein KIF23, whose translation is MKTMRQKTPLKVVPKSGIKSRGNSGNSLVKDPVQVYCRVRPPPCDSDLTCLRVTDPHTVVLTPPQIAVNFKVANLKETQYIFKRVFDVSVRQHDVYLSVAQPLVEALVRGRNGLLFTYGVTGSGKTYTMTGDLQHRGIMPRCLDALFRTIADYQAKKFTFKSDRLNGFDVLSEAEILLERQMELNSKLTKSSRKKDLDQEVASQASVDPSEISGIDEDNIYAVFINYVEVYNNSVYDLLEESTIQKTLQSKMVREDSNHNMFVHGVTEVEVKSVEEALELFQIGQKRKRMGHTILNAESSRSHSVFTIRLVQAPVDLQGENVVQDRNAITVSQLSLVDLAGSERTNRTGNTGQRLREAGNINNSLMTLRTCLEILRENQQTGGAKKVPYRDSKITHLFKNYFDGEGQVRMVVCVNPRAEDYDETAQVMKFAEMTQDVQIARPTPVKIDVGLTPGRRKANQLFKLAMNDITEKYQHSPYTTEAITDPTEIDLGLVYSLEPFRVDMKLGSPESDELICKLSEILKLRIQKRKLLGDDFNARQNRFRMNLHKLETENLSLQTNNTAMKGVVEQKQQRIKALETKVELYESTIDELNRRNRQLEEKVASLQTQLNQKSQLLNQKEQEKERQRKKFTSKIAVESEKKNRELEQKLLEQRNKHEDEIREKERRLRLVSEIVQGTPIQRGRSSSLERDPPRVETTPNVKSLVSVYSTPRVSRPGTAVANARHRRSRSTGERWLEHRAVNPVPLGTILQPYYNNSKSVTKLSDKDVVNHKATKYCLISQDADTEGELETKLYKGDVIPTSGGGAQIVFNDVECLKQYSPTKTPPSRKRSSNFITPSAPPLAEIQNTNSKCSTAIEGHAAGAQNKRSKH
- the LOC131266918 gene encoding THUMP domain-containing protein 1 homolog, whose product is MSDPKRIKLDSSGNGKWKKGKDGKRNYYAKAGENGGGKPARERYLKPGHRGFLITCNGRVRDCVRDSYRILNEYADEFYGPQEQAKETEDGKQVAAATEAEEQEEEDISIKLQKEAEAAGQKSDKAFRFQNVDSGATNCLFIQTSLENPNEIGYKLMKDLSATKKHKSRFILRMLPIEAVCRANLKDIMDTVGALCDRYFLKEPKSYAIIFHRRLNNELSRDDVIRELADLITAKNAGNKANLKNPDLAVIVEVIKGLCCIGILQEYYQLRKYNLAEIVAQTQAPPPTEAGPARTEDSENEQKVDEEAASTASKEPKAEDSSRSADILE
- the LOC131266805 gene encoding spliceosome-associated protein CWC27 homolog — translated: MSNIYIQEPPTSGKVLLKTTVGDIDIELWSKECPLACRNFIQLCLEGYYNGTIFHRVVKGFIVQGGDANGDGTGGESVYGHPFKDEFHSRLRYVRRGLVGMANYGKNDNASQFFFTLAATPELQNKNTLFGKVTGDTIYNMLKLEEGEVYENERPHFTHKIIKAEVLNNPFDNIVPRQLKDTISKPDSEDVRKRKKEKGVKNFGLLSFGDEAEEEEQETNDFVQKNAFVGKGKSSHDVLDDPKLSKQTIKTAEQGDGKGPQVLPDPRQNSSDSSDDQTPNEQMDEMKQRGLNDVRNKLKRKTDEKQTKGAADSGSDSDYELDGGKKKAKKEEAEKIRKEISQLKRDYHSDKRSKLQEKDVEQQKQSKSSARKECMKEVLQVQEEYSQKTKQLPKKGSSRENFTMELLQKFKSKLQTAHERQSETAEDSPGAGGNEEEDIRGNNWLSHKLEFEKKDPILAKDAATKDDDWYDVYDPRNPLNKRKRGEKIERNQKPKK
- the LOC131265379 gene encoding uncharacterized protein LOC131265379, which codes for MIATGVRRLIGHAVRPTHRILGIQYNRNNSSKNPKAGVAEPDTIFDKIIQKKIPADVFYEDEKCIAFNDISPQAPVHFLVIPKRKIPKLEDSKPSDTELLGHLMHVAGQLGKSKSPDGFRLVVNNGDLGCQTVHHIHLHVIGGRQLVWPIFDFYCIIKLPITMSAEEPMLDNDQQSFQQVQPLEITKVSDAMASASIDEMQPKTLELADTFRLVMSDAFSFPSEANLSSTSTQSSLLAPFPAFDVGSPHQSRNALKARIPHRTRPYLYASYVQKRPSQTLVTRFLEAVSLNNTNKVEEMIHKGMSPDTSEGFFNRSALHIACSRGYLDTVKVLLVNGANPNIRDKNLNTPLHLATCTENIEVVQTLLDYGTNVLLKDSKGFLALEIAISKLRLSERIRTIMKRGTRMQIVTVCERIFAAFREQRCDPLQEEFSSQDLEDMFQNFSSQLEQVRRRQLELDSIGSIDSIVDKVNNLQLKIEIDNDVDSLLSTLHQFSLKS
- the LOC131262244 gene encoding protein CLP1 homolog, translating into MSDEKAIPKTDYKLEADSELRFEIENKNEKVTVVLLNGQAELFGTEVVVKKPYEFVTGAKVAIYTYHGCTLELRGKPDVAYVAKETPMVMYLNANSALEHLRNKAEQEDAQGPIVMVVGPMDVGKTTLCRIFLNYAVRLGRRPIFVDLDVGQGGIAIPGTIGALLVERPAPVAEGFSQQAPLVYHYGHSSPSSNSTFYDVLISKLAETTLERLQANKKAKSSGMIINTCGWVKGSGYSHILHTVSAFEVTAIFVLDQERLYNELLRDVKRSVQVVFLPKSGGVVERTRSQRTEARDQRIREYFYGSKMPLFPHSFDVKFGDIKIFKVGSPPLPDSCLPLGMKAEDNYTKLVAVQPGPQLLHHILAVSFAESPDENVIQTNVAGFICVTNVNMDKQVLTVLSPQPRPLPQTILLVSDLQFMDSH